One window from the genome of Podospora pseudocomata strain CBS 415.72m chromosome 6, whole genome shotgun sequence encodes:
- a CDS encoding hypothetical protein (EggNog:ENOG503P2C2; COG:S), which yields MRILGLHGQGTSAYIFKSQTVALRAKLPKSYEFDFVDAPFHCAPAPGIKVLFDSSHYTWWPKATINGIKGAHKWLIDYIEENGPYDAVICFSQGCSLVSSFLLYHNLETPEEPLPFKAAIFICGGLPLGVLEDLNLPITEKAHAVNDATGALLKKKAGALIDLAKNLDKIKPGMGLWDDVNGLLHDPSKMPDETDVFGIDFTAMPKGAMIKIPTIHIYGAKDPRWPSSVQLAYFCENRKEYDHGGGHDIPRSTDVSIKIAKMLEDLREEIGA from the coding sequence TTGCTTTGAGAGCAAAGCTCCCAAAAAGCTACGAATTCGACTTTGTTGATGCCCCATTTCATTGCGCCCCAGCACCAGGTATCAAGGTCTTGTTCGACTCCAGTCATTACACTTGGTGGCCAAAAGCGACCATCAACGGCATCAAAGGTGCGCACAAGTGGTTGATCGACTACATCGAGGAAAACGGACCGTACGACGCCGTGATTTGCTTTTCCCAGGGCTGCTCCTTAGTTAGCAGCTTCCTTCTCTACCACAACCTTGAAACACCCGAGGAACCTCTACCATTCAAAGCAGCCATCTTCATCTGCGGCGGCCTCCCTCTCGGTGTCCTCGAAGATCTCAACTTGCCCATCACAGAAAAGGCCCATGCTGTCAACGATGCCACGGGTGCgctgctcaagaagaaggccggcGCATTGATTGATCTGGCGAAGAATCTCGACAAAATCAAGCCGGGCATGGGGCTGTGGGACGACGTCAACGGGTTGCTTCACGACCCGTCAAAGATGCCAGACGAGACAGATGTGTTTGGGATTGACTTTACCGCCATGCCAAAGGGAGCCATGATCAAGATTCCAACAATTCACATCTACGGTGCTAAGGACCCAAGGTGGCCATCGAGTGTTCAGTTGGCGTACTTTTGCGAGAACAGGAAGGAGTACGATCACGGCGGTGGACACGATATCCCTCGGTCGACGGACGTTTCCATCAAGATTGCGAAGATgttggaggatttgagggaggagattggaGCATAA